A genomic window from Osmia bicornis bicornis chromosome 6, iOsmBic2.1, whole genome shotgun sequence includes:
- the LOC114874659 gene encoding cleavage and polyadenylation specificity factor subunit 4, which yields MECIVANVDNMRFDIEVALDEQYGALPLPFTGMDKSTAAVCQFYPRGTCVKGASCPFRHVRGDRTIVCKHWLRGLCKKGDQCEFLHEYDMTKMPECYFYSRFNACHNKECPFLHIDPETKVRDCPWYDRGFCRHGPLCRHRHVRRVLCMAYLAGFCPDGPNCKFMHPRFELPAVQDMQPKEGKKVMITCHFCGEGGHKAIYCNKMPPDVREAQVRQEIEGNSHAAHHMNMHNGPPPRGPQKPLEEVTCYKCGTKGHYANKCPKGHLAFLSHAGGSGSGTQNQNYRR from the exons ATGGAGTGTATAGTGGCAAACGTAGATAATATGCGATTTGATATTGAAGTTGCTCTCGATGAACAGTATGGAGCTCTTCCTTTACCTTTTACAGGAATGGACA aatcTACTGCTGCAGTATGCCAATTTTATCCAAGAGGAACTTGTGTTAAAGGAGCCTCTTGTCCATTTCGGCATGTAAGAGGAGACCGTACAATTGTATGCAAACATTGGTTAAGAGGCCTTTGTAAGAAGGGTGATCAATGTGAATTTTTACATGAATATGATATGACAAAAATGCCAGAATGTTACTTTTATTCTAGGTTCA ATGCTTGTCACAATAAGGAATGCCCATTCTTACACATCGATCCAGAAACAAAAGTTAGAGATTGTCCTTGGTATGATAGAGGGTTCTGTAGACATGGACCACTATGCAGACATCGACACGTCCGTCGTGTTTTATGTATGGCATATTTAGCTGGGTTTTGTCCTGATGGTCCAAATTGTAAATTCATGCA CCCAAGATTTGAATTACCAGCGGTACAAGATATGCAGCCTAAAGAGGGTAAAAAGGTAATGATTACTTGTCATTTTTGTGGAGAAGGTGGGCACAAAGCtatttattgtaataaaatgcCACCTGATGTGCGTGAAGCTCAAGTTAGACAAGAAATAGAAGGTAATTCTCATGCAGCACATCATATGAATATGCACAATGGACCTCCTCCGCGGGGTCCTCAAAAACCGCTCGAAGAAGTAACTTGTTACAAGTGTGGAACTAAAGGTCATTATGCAAATAAATGTCCAAAGGGACACTTAGCATTTTTAAGTCATGCTGGGGGTAGTGGAAGTGGAactcaaaatcaaaattatcgCAGATga
- the LOC114874653 gene encoding drebrin-like protein yields MSINLTKNKDALVGAWQNVVDDKSSTNWAVFGYEGQTNNLKVVGTGNGGLEEMIDRLDSSHIMYAFCRVIDTKTSLPKCLLINWQGEGAPIVRKGTCANHIRDVEKLLKGAHITLTARSEDDVEVDSIMEKLARATASAYKFNEPRGENEGNTAPVGTTYRRVIPEQEINASERDQFWQREEMEEKKRLEQERIKCEKERQRLEEEIKSREEKEALLREQKVTAKENSIARQKLAEQRAEAANNFRNQLAASQHYSNDTDDDHKSRSEELRRQRSKETQQLIAQRTINARAIFEQNSAAGQMKSSSTQQQFVPKNSQVEAAKRAFEESQQQELSHTMVQEEIKTEPNKTHNVDTVVNAASNISLIQTQSQETKVAETQQEPEQASLMKEVVTENELYSQMDGQYLYFDPNNEGMKARALYDYQAADDTEITFDPGDIITHIDAIDEGWWQGLGPDGTYGLFPANYVEVIEYNTT; encoded by the exons ATGTCAATTAATTTAACGAAAAATAAAGACGCTTTGGTGGGTGCTTGGCAGAACGTAGTCGACGATAAATCGTCTACTAACTG GGCTGTATTTGGATATGAAGGACAAACTAACAACTTAAAAGTTGTTGGTACAGGCAATGGTGGTTTAGAAGAAATGATTGACCGTTTAGATAGTAGTCATATCATGTATGCCTTTTGCCGAGTAATAGATACTAAAACCAGTTTGCCAAAATGTCTTTTAATAAATTGG CAAGGGGAAGGAGCACCAATTGTTAGAAAGGGTACATGTGCAAATCATATTAGAGATgtagaaaaattattgaaaggTGCACATATAACGCTTACTGCTCGTTCTGAAGATGATGTTGAAGTAGATTCCATTATGGAAAAACTTGCTAGAGCAACAGCTTCTGCTTATAAATTTAATGAGCCTCGTGGTGAAAATGAGGGTAATACAGCCCCGGTTGGTACCACATATCGCAG AGTAATTCCTGAACAAGAAATAAATGCAAGCGAACGTGATCAATTTTGGCAAAGAGAAGAAAtggaggagaaaaaaagattaGAACAGGAGCGTATTAAATGCGAAAAAGAACGTCAAAGActtgaagaagaaataaaatctagagaggaaaaagaagcGTTGCTCAGAGAACAGAAG GTCACTGCTAAGGAAAATTCAATAGCACGACAGAAATTGGCTGAGCAACGTGCCGAAGCGGCAAACAATTTTCGTAATCAACTAGCAGCAAGTCAACATTATAGCAATGATACCGATGATGATCATAAATCACGAAGCGAAGAATTGCGACGGCAAAGGAGTAAAGAGACACAGCAACTGATAGCTCAAAGAACGATAAATGCACGAGCCATTTTTGAACAAAATTCAGCGGCTGGTCAGATGAAGTCATCTTCGACACAACAACAATTCGTACCGAAGAACAGTCAGGTAGAAGCGGCCAAAAGGGCATTTGAGGAAAGTCAACAACAGGAATTATCTCATACAATGGTACAAGAGGAAATAAAAACGGAACCGAATAAAACGcataatgtagatacagtagttAATGCTGCCTCGAATATATCTTTAATTCAAACACAGTCTCAAGAAACAAAAGTAGCAGAGACACAACAGGAACCTGAGCAGGCATCATTGATGAAAGAAGTAGTTACTGAAAATGAATTATATAGCCAAATGGATGGCCAGTACTTATATTTTGATCCAAATAATGAAGGAATGAAAGCAAGAGCCTTATATGATTATCAGGCAGCTGATGATACAGAAATTACCTTCGATCCCGGAGATATTATTACGCACATAGATGCTATTGACGAAGGGTGGTGGCAAGGTCTTGGACCTGATGGAACCTATGGACTTTTTCCTGCTAATTATGTTGAAGTTATTGAATATAACACAACATGA
- the LOC114874665 gene encoding U6 snRNA-associated Sm-like protein LSm2 — protein MLFYSFFKSLIGKDVVVELKNDLSICGTLHSVDQYLNIKLTDISVTDPDKYPHMLSVKNCFIRGSVVRYVQLPGDEVDTQLLQDAARKEAAVQAR, from the exons ATG tTATTCTATTCATTCTTTAAGTCCTTAATTGGAAAGGACGTGGTtgtagaattaaaaaatgaccTCAG TATTTGCGGCACGCTGCATTCCGTAGATCAGTATCttaacataaaattaactGATATAAGTGTAACAGACCCGGATAAATACCCTCACATG ttGTCCGTAAAAAACTGTTTTATTCGTGGATCGGTAGTACGATATGTACAATTACCAGGGGATGAGGTGGATACCCAATTATTACAAGATGCTGCACGCAAAGAAGCGGCAGTTCAAGCAAGATAG
- the LOC114874650 gene encoding carbonyl reductase [NADPH] 1 isoform X2, producing the protein MIQSIRKVGIIEVLFDYNLLRTLFTFGQISFCKDRIKMTRVAVVTGGNKGIGFAIVKALCKRFDGDVYLTARNITLGQNAVKELEGQGLTPKFHQLDVTDENSISVLRDHLQKTYGGLDVLVNNAAIAFKMKATEPFSLQAEETIKVNYFGLRKVCSILYPLLKPHARVVHLSSSAGRLSLIPDESLRKRLSDPNLTEEELDNIMREFVNAAKANTHLENGWVNSAYVASKVGVSALARVHQRMFDSDSREDLVVNSVHPGYVDTDMTSHKGTLAPDQGAEAPVFCALLPENTDIKGKYIWYDKSLVDWTKDA; encoded by the exons atgatTCAGTCTATTAGAAAGGTTGGTATTATTGAGGTATTATTTGATTATAACCTGCTTAGaacattatttacatttgGTCAAATAAGCTTTTGCAAAGATCGCATTAAAATGACACGGGTAGCTGTG GTAACTGGAGGAAATAAAGGCATTGGATTTGCCATTGTAAAAGCACTTTGTAAACGATTTGATGGAGACGTATATTTAACTGCTCGTAATATTACCCTTGGGCAAAATGCTGTTAAAGAATTGGAGGGACAGGGTTTAACACCAAAGTTTCATCAACTTGATGTTACAGATGAAAATAGTATTTCTGTTTTACGTGATCATTTACAGAAAACATACGGAGGACTTGATGTTTTGGTCAACAATGCTGCAATTGCATTTAAA ATGAAGGCTACAGAACCCTTTTCTCTGCAAGCTGAAGAAACaataaaagtaaattattttgGCTTAAGAAAAGTTTGTAGCATACTTTATCCACTCTTGAAACCACACGCACGTGTAGTGCATTTATCGAGTTCTGCTGGCCGTTTATCATTAATTCCTGATGAATCGTTGCGTAAACGACTTTCTGATCCAAATCTTACTGAAGAGGAATTAGATAACATCATGCGTGAATTTGTTAA TGCTGCTAAAGCCAATACACATTTGGAAAATGGTTGGGTAAATTCTGCATATGTAGCAAGCAAAGTGGGAGTATCTGCTTTAGCTAGAGTTCATCAAAGGATGTTTGATTCAGATTCTAGAGAAGATCTTGTAGTAAATTCTGTACATCCTGGTTATGTAGACACTGACATGACTAGCCACAAGGGAACTTTAGCACCTGATCAAGGTGCTGAAGCTCCCGTATTCTGTGCATTACTGCCAgaaaatacagatataaaaGGTAAATATATTTGGTATGACAAATCATTGGTAGATTGGACAAAAGATgcataa
- the LOC114874650 gene encoding ribonucleases P/MRP protein subunit POP1 isoform X1: protein MAGKEQFDEFLGGSEKLPTQVHIMKLVSSRASEIAAMTYSIENPQQTKLVFQKLPVYMRRRIMSHNVKRLPRRLREAHLNQMIKSGLPPKIKRPSRKYRRRPRNLLSEYNRRQRSKIWLETHIWHAKRFHMTEKWGYRIASYANDKCFKANYRAVAKHCLMQDISYYTCIEINGPEEILKDNLRSHCNPYELTFAAKIFITGVREGTVMFFKKNGYPRFPIGHVHFLWRSNQSNSRTIWIWVHPSFLDDFVAEIICSFEFKSSETESDYFNEQNCNMSIHKNTLNRFRFYGPLTISVLTNALHLPRFDKGLFSEKNDENVIETEKDQMDYEEEIQEPNKSWHIEYYENQENIESLKIQRQLWDVLKTLQSPSQLPPNIVLGFTVLDPRFHLPQKRIKMQRDVQAIEMMPVPPTNADSSPIWEKEIRKKVSKGCATTSAINKLRSKCLVPGVDNDKYFDEGIMAKIPILIIQKPGIGNTGLSSSIDIVLPANWAMPFWLSCIFRCVRVGALRESQSIAFEYGKMQSPDINDPDTPAYAREALSTKLELREKYFRYPPNRRVNFIKLGISSPFFCEWKLLMKEWADTEEFFVLRNRKLLNLLQESLPVKETNKRKYNKSSSRITDLTVHDAFIDKNCLVRVKISILQKGCPKRFAMICIPTVEDVNKFQQNRKWSGPIEKLNNDPNETVRKNLRKTHLTCLKRLKRQRIRCRKTLTNNLSKMLGKSFQAIDYENKIKNLLKIGHTMVCKNYEKMSQLHLPDCTNVRHSCDREIMGYLTMGDFSFAEAKGIGFGYVTLNSLIDLINKKYNFVLVRNIQTRQYRIASLDIIS from the exons ATGGCGGGAAAAGAGCAATTCGATGAATTTTTAGGTGGTTCTGAAAAATTACCAACTCAGGTACACATTATGAAACTCGTTTCCTCCAGAGCTAGTGAAATCGCCGCAATGACATATTCTATAG AAAATCCTCAACAAACGAAACTGGTTTTTCAAAAGCTTCCCGTCTACATGCGCAGGCGCATTATGTCTCATAACGTAAAACGGTTACCGCGCAGATTAAGGGAGGCACATTTGAATCAAATGATTAAATCCGGATTGCCGCCCAAAATTAAAAGGCCGTCGCGCAAATATCGTAGACGACCTCGCAACTTATTATCGGAGTACAATCGAAGACAACGAAGCAAGATTTGGTTGGAGACTCACATTTGGCATGCCAAACGTTTTCATATGACAGAAAAATGGGGCTACAGAATCGCGAGCTATGCAAATGATAAATGTTTTAAGGCCAATTACCGTGCTGTTGCTAAGCACTGCTTGATGCAAGATATTTCTTATTATACGTGTATTGAAATAAATGGTCCAGAGGAAATATTAAAGGATAACTTAAGAAGTCATTGCAACCCGTACGAATTAACATTTGCTGCGAAAATTTTTATCACTGGTGTTCGAGAAGGCACTGTaatgttttttaaaaaaaatggttaTCCTAGATTTCCAATTGGTCATGTACACTTTTTATGGAGATCGAATCAATCTAATTCGAGAACAATTTGGATCTGGGTCCATCCGTCTTTTCTTGATGATTTTGTTGCCGAAATTATATGCAGTTTCGAATTTAAATCAAGCGAAACTGAAAGTGATTATTTTAACGAGCAGAATTGTAATATGAGTATTCataaaaatactttaaatCGATTTCGTTTTTACGGTCCGCTGACGATCAGCGTTCTAACAAATGCTCTTCATTTACCGAGATTCGATAAAGGtttattttctgaaaaaaatgatgaaaatgtGATAGAAACTGAGAAAGACCAAATGGATTATGAAGAAGAAATTCAAGAACCTAATAAGTCATGGCATATTGAATATtatgaaaatcaagaaaatatcgagtctttaaaaattcaaagacaGTTGTGGGATGTATTGAAAACATTACAGTCTCCTAGTCAGTTGCCACCAAATATTGTTCTTGGTTTTACAGTCTTAGATCCAAGATTTCACCTGCCtcagaaaagaattaaaatgcAGAGAGATGTACAGGCAATTGAAATGATGCCAGTGCCTCCTACAAATGCAGATTCAAGCCCAATTTGGGAGAAAGAGATACGAAAAAAAGTTAGTAAAGGTTGTGCAACAACAAGTGCAATCAATAAGTTAAGAAGCAAGTGTTTAGTACCCGGTGTAGATAATGATAAATACTTTGATGAAGGAATTATGGCAAAGATCCCTATACTTATAATTCAGAAACCTGGAATTGGTAATACAG GCTTAAGTTCCAGTATAGATATTGTACTCCCAGCTAATTGGGCAATGCCATTTTGGCTTTCGTGTATATTTCGTTGTGTAAGAGTTGGTGCACTCAGGGAATCACAATCTATAGCATTTGAATATGGAAAGATGCAGTCACCAGATATCAATGATCCAGACACGCCTGCTTATGCACGAGAAGCATTAAGTACCAAGTTGGAattaagagaaaaatattttcgttatCCACCGAACAGGCgtgtaaattttattaaacttgGAATTTCTAGTCCTTTCTTTTGCGAATGGAAACTCTTAATGAAAGAATGGGCAGATACAGAAGAATTTTTTGTACTAAGAAATcgtaaattattaaatttgttaCAAGAAAGTTTACCAGTTAAAGAAACTAATAAAAGAAAGTATAATAAATCGAGCAGTCGTATAACAGATCTTACGGTGCACGATGCATTTATAGATAAAAATTGTCTGGTTCGTGTTAAGATATCTATTTTACAAAAAGGATGCCCTAAAAGATTTGCAATGATCTGTATACCAACAGTAGAGGACGTAAACAAGTTTcaacaaaatagaaaatggtCAGGtccaattgaaaaattgaataatgaTCCGAATGAAACTGTGCGAAAAAATTTACGAAAAACTCACTTAACTTGTTTGAAACGTTTGAAAAGACAAAGGATACGTTGTAGAAAGACATTAACTAATAACTTGAGCAAGATGTTAGGTAAAAGCTTTCAAGCTATCGATTACgagaataaaatcaaaaatttattaaaaataggtCACACAATGGTGTGTAAGAACTATGAAAAGATGTCACAGTTGCATCTTCCAGACTGTACGAATGTACGACATTCCTGTGATAGAGAAATTATGGGCTATCTAACTATGGGCGATTTCTCCTTTGCGGAAGCAAAAGGCATAGGTTTTGGATACGTAACATTAAATTCCTTAATTGATCtgattaacaaaaaatacaatttcgTTCTTGTCAGAAACATTCAAACAAGGCAGTATAGAATTGCTAGCTTAGATATAATAAGTTAA
- the LOC114874656 gene encoding cAMP-dependent protein kinase type II regulatory subunit isoform X1 produces MSCQRNAGKITVPDELRDILLEFTISYLLEQPVDIIDYAVGFFTQLRESRQTQIIPAPAQTCSSTPDESVDEEPPIGRFATRRKSVFAEAYNPEEDEEDDGVKMVHPKSDEQRQRLSESVKNILLFRALDEEQMADVLDAMFEKSVQPGEYIIRQGDDGDNFYVIERGKFEVYVKDQSGAKSMIHTYDDRGAFGELALLYNMPRAASIKAITSGTLWAMDRHTFRRILLKSAYKKRKMYEDLINKVPMLKSLEPYERMNLADALLPKQYSDGEQIIKQGDTADGMYFVEDGVVRITILGDFGREIEINRVPAGGYLGELALVTHKPRAASAYAVGDVKLAFLDVEAFERLLGPCMELMKRNFDDYEDQLVKIFGSKANITDIR; encoded by the exons atgagtTGTCAACGTAACGCTGGCAAGATTACAGTGCCAGACGAGCTTCGGGACATTCTGTTGGAGTTCACGATTAGCTATCTGTTGGAGCAACCAGTGGATATTATCGACTATGCCGTAGGTTTTTTCACGCAACTTCGGGAAAGCCGTCAAACTCAGATAATTCCGGCCCCTGCGCAGACCTGCTCTTCTACGCCGGACGAGTCCGTCGATGAAG AACCGCCGATCGGAAGGTTCGCGACCAGAAGGAAGAGTGTGTTCGCCGAAGCTTACAATCctgaagaagacgaagaagacgATGGAGTCAAG ATGGTGCATCCGAAGAGCGACGAGCAACGACAGAGGCTCAGCGAGAGTGTCAAGAATATTCTTCTGTTTCGGGCCCTAGACGAG GAACAAATGGCGGACGTGCTGGACGCGATGTTCGAGAAGAGCGTACAGCCGGGAGAATACATTATCCGGCAAGGTGATGACGGTGACAATTTCTACGTCATCGAAAG AGGAAAGTTCGAGGTGTACGTTAAGGATCAATCGGGCGCTAAATCCATGATACACACGTACGATGATCGTGGTGCTTTTGGTGAACTGGCACTTCTCTACAATATGCCAAGAGCAGCTAGTATCAAGGCCATCACGTCCGGTACATTATGGGCTATGGACAGACACACCTTCCGGCGTATTCTTCTCAAGTCAGCCTACAAGAAGCGTAAGATGTACGAGGATCTTATCAACAAGGTCCCGATGCTCAAATCCCTCGAg CCGTACGAACGCATGAATCTGGCGGATGCTCTGCTACCGAAACAGTACTCAGACGGtgaacaaataattaaacagGGTGACACGGCCGATGGGATGTACTTCGTCGAAGACGGCGTCGTCAGGATCACCATACTCGGTGATTTCGGTCGCGAGATCGAG ATTAACAGAGTTCCCGCTGGCGGTTATTTGGGCGAATTAGCGCTCGTGACACACAAACCTCGCGCTGCTTCGGCCTACGCTGTGGGCGACGTAAAGCTGGCCT TTTTGGACGTTGAAGCTTTCGAACGCCTACTTGGGCCTTGCATGGAGCTTATGAAGCGTAATTTCGACGATTACGAGGATCAGCTAGTCAAAATCTTTGGCAGCAAGGCTAACATTACCGATATCCGATGA
- the LOC114874656 gene encoding cAMP-dependent protein kinase type II regulatory subunit isoform X2, which translates to METEPPIGRFATRRKSVFAEAYNPEEDEEDDGVKMVHPKSDEQRQRLSESVKNILLFRALDEEQMADVLDAMFEKSVQPGEYIIRQGDDGDNFYVIERGKFEVYVKDQSGAKSMIHTYDDRGAFGELALLYNMPRAASIKAITSGTLWAMDRHTFRRILLKSAYKKRKMYEDLINKVPMLKSLEPYERMNLADALLPKQYSDGEQIIKQGDTADGMYFVEDGVVRITILGDFGREIEINRVPAGGYLGELALVTHKPRAASAYAVGDVKLAFLDVEAFERLLGPCMELMKRNFDDYEDQLVKIFGSKANITDIR; encoded by the exons ATGGAAACCG AACCGCCGATCGGAAGGTTCGCGACCAGAAGGAAGAGTGTGTTCGCCGAAGCTTACAATCctgaagaagacgaagaagacgATGGAGTCAAG ATGGTGCATCCGAAGAGCGACGAGCAACGACAGAGGCTCAGCGAGAGTGTCAAGAATATTCTTCTGTTTCGGGCCCTAGACGAG GAACAAATGGCGGACGTGCTGGACGCGATGTTCGAGAAGAGCGTACAGCCGGGAGAATACATTATCCGGCAAGGTGATGACGGTGACAATTTCTACGTCATCGAAAG AGGAAAGTTCGAGGTGTACGTTAAGGATCAATCGGGCGCTAAATCCATGATACACACGTACGATGATCGTGGTGCTTTTGGTGAACTGGCACTTCTCTACAATATGCCAAGAGCAGCTAGTATCAAGGCCATCACGTCCGGTACATTATGGGCTATGGACAGACACACCTTCCGGCGTATTCTTCTCAAGTCAGCCTACAAGAAGCGTAAGATGTACGAGGATCTTATCAACAAGGTCCCGATGCTCAAATCCCTCGAg CCGTACGAACGCATGAATCTGGCGGATGCTCTGCTACCGAAACAGTACTCAGACGGtgaacaaataattaaacagGGTGACACGGCCGATGGGATGTACTTCGTCGAAGACGGCGTCGTCAGGATCACCATACTCGGTGATTTCGGTCGCGAGATCGAG ATTAACAGAGTTCCCGCTGGCGGTTATTTGGGCGAATTAGCGCTCGTGACACACAAACCTCGCGCTGCTTCGGCCTACGCTGTGGGCGACGTAAAGCTGGCCT TTTTGGACGTTGAAGCTTTCGAACGCCTACTTGGGCCTTGCATGGAGCTTATGAAGCGTAATTTCGACGATTACGAGGATCAGCTAGTCAAAATCTTTGGCAGCAAGGCTAACATTACCGATATCCGATGA